The region CCCTGCTGGGCGTCCAGCTCGGTGCCATCGGAACCACCTATGTCCGCCCGCACATGATCAAGATGGTCATGGCCACCATCATGCTCATCGTGGCCGTCAGCCGCGGCCTGGCCCTGCCGACCTACCTGGTCAAACTCAACGTGATGGAACTGTCCGACTCCACGCTCACACTGCTCAAGACCGTCAGCTTCTCTTCGATGTGTCTGGCCCTGCTGGTTGGTTCGGTCATCATTCTCGGCAGCATGTGGAACGGTCGCAAGGCGCAGATCGCAGCGGCAAGCTGAACCGTCCCATTCCTCCGCCGGACTTTGTCATCCTCGCGAAACCCCGCCTTCAGAGCGGGGTTTCGCCTTTTCTGAGCCGCTGATTTCAAACCAAGGGCCTGTCGCGAAGAGATTCAATGCCTGCGCTTTCATGCGAACACATTCCCTGCCTTCGCTCGGCCTTTTTCGGGCCCACTGTCACACGCCCGTCACATTCGCCTCAACATCCTGTAACAAACCCCTTCTAAATAGACCTCCAGCGCACAACGCAAACCCAAATTTGAAACTTCGCCAAGGAGGCATCCTCATGAACCGTTTTCTGAACAAAGCTGTTTTCGCCCTGGCCCTGCTGCTGACCTGCACCGGCATGGCCCACGCCCGCGATCAGGTCAAAATTTCCGGATCGTCCACGGTATTCCCCTTCTCCAGTTACGTGGCTGAAGAACTGGGCGCGACCACCAAGTTCCCCGCACCTGTCGTCGAGTCCACCGGTTCCGGCGGAGGTCACAAGCTTTTCGGCGCCGGCATGGGCGCGAACACCCCCGACATCGCCAACTCCTCGCGCCGCATGAAGGACAGCGAGTTCGAGAATGCCGCCAAGAATGGCGTGACCGACATCACCGAAGCCAAGATCGGCTTTGACGGCATCGCCGTCGCCCAGAACAAGGACAACGCTCCCATGAGCATCTCCATTGAAGAGCTGGCCACCGCCGTTGCCGCCGACATCATGGTCGACGGCAAGCTTGTCCCGAACCCCTACAAGATGTGGAACGAAATCAACCCCGAGTTTCCAGCCCGCAAGATCGTCTTCTACGGCCCGCCCACCTCTTCCGGCACCCGTGACGCCTTCGAGGAAATGGTTGTCGAAAAGGTCTTCGGCAAGAAGGAAGGCTACGAGAAGGGCTATCACGCGATCCGCCAGGACAACGCCTACGTCCCCGCCGGTGAGAACGACAACCTGATCGTGCAGAAACTGGCCAAGGACAAGGACGCATTCGGCATCTTCGGCTACAGCTTCCTGGAAGAAAACGCCGACTCCATTCAGGGCGCCGCCATCAACGGCGTAACCCCGAATCCCGAGTCCGTCGCTTCCGGCCAGTACCCCATCTCCCGCTCCCTGTACTTCTACGTCAAGAACGCCCACTACGACGCCATCCCCGGCCTGAAGGAATACGTGGAACTGTTCATGAACGAGAAGATGATCGGCAAGGACGGCCTGCTCAAATCCATCGGGCTCATTCCGCTGCCCGAGGCTGAGCGCGCCCAGATTCGCGAGAACGTGCTGAACAAGAAAAAGTTGACCCTCGACGACCTGAAGAAATAGTCAAGAAAGAAAACTGCCAAGGGCCGAGCCGTAAGCACACGGTTCGGCCCTTGGCCGCGCCCGACAACATGCGAGGAACCTCGTGACCACAACCTACCTGGCCCAATATCTTTTTGCCGGCCTTCTGCCCCTGGCGCTGTTCGGCTATCTCCTTGGCCGCAGAAAAATCCGCGCGCAGCAGGACCCCAATGCCAGATACAAGGCATCGGAAAATCTGTTCGGATGGTATGCAGTCAGCAAGATGCTCATGCCTGCCGTGCTGATCAGCGTGATCGGGTCCATTCTCGATCTCTTCGATCTGGTCGAAGTGCCCTGGACCATGCTCGCGGCCGCGATCCTGGTCCTCGGCGCAGTAAGCGTCTGGATTGCGCTCAAGGCCATCCGGCCGAGTCTGCGGGTACGAACGGCGCTGGAAAAGACCATCACCCGCATTCTGCTGGTGGCGTCGCTCATTTCCATCCTGACGACCATCGGCATCGTCATGTCCATCGTCTTCGAGGCGGTTCATTTTTTCCGCATCGTCAACTTCTGGGACTTCCTGACCGGAACGACCTGGAACCCCGACGCGGCGAGCATTGACGAAGCCGGCAACATCCAGCCCCTTTTCGGATCGGTGCCGCTTTTCGCAGGCACGTTCATGATCACGGCCATCGCCATGTGCGTGGCCATCCCTGTTGGCCTGATGTCGGCGATCTGCATGTCCGAGTACGCGTCGCTCGCGGTCAGGCGGGTGGCCAAGCCCGCTCTTGAGATTCTGGCCGGCATCCCCACCGTGGTTTACGGCTTTTTCGCGGCCATAACTGTCAGCCCCCTGATCGTTAATCTGGCCGACAAGGTGGGCATAAGCGCCGACTACACCAACGCGCTCAGCCCCGGGCTGGTCATGGGCATCATGATCATCCCCCTTGTGTCGTCCCTGTCCGACGACGTGATCAGCTCCGTTCCGCAGAGTTTGCGCGAAGGCTCCCTGGCGCTCGGGGCCTACCCGGCCGAGACCATCAAACGGGTGGTCCTGCCGGCCGCGCTGCCGGGCATCGTCTCGGCCTGCCTGCTGGCCGTGTCCCGCGCCGTGGGCGAAACCATGATCGTGGTCATGGCCGCCGGCCTGCAGCCGAACCTGTCCTGGAATCCGCTGGAAGGCATGACCACGGTCAACGTGCGCATCGTCGATGCCCTGACCGGCGATCAGTCCTTTGACAGCCCCGAAACTTTGGCTGCGTTCGGCCTCGGCCTGGTCCTTTTGGTCCTGACCCTGTGCCTGAACATCGTCTCCCTGACAGTCATTAGAAAGTTCCGCCAAAGATACGAATAGGAGCCGCCATGAGCATGCCCATCGATCCGCGCAGCCTGCGCAAACGCAAAAACTCGGAGAGCCAGTTCAAGGCCCTCTCCTTCATGGCCATTTCCGTTGCCGGAATCTTTCTGGTCGTCTTCTTCGCGGACATCATCCGTCAGGGATACACTGCCTTCATGCAGACGGAGATCCGGGCCAATGTCGCCTTTTCAGAGTCGATCTTCGACGACCCTAGATCCGCCCTGGACAAGAGACTCATCCCCCTGGTCAGTCGCGGCGTAACCCGCATTCTGCCCATGCAGCTGCGTGAAAACCCGCAACTGCTGGGCACGACCTCCGAAGTCTGGGTGCTGGCCAACGCCGAGGTGGACCAGTACGTCAAGGGCAAGCCGAACCGTCTGAAGCCGAAGGAAATCGCCCTGGTGGACGAACTGGTGGCCGAAGGATCGATCAAGAAGGTCTTCAACGTCGGCTTCTTCACCAACGGCGACTCCAAGCTGGCGGAAATGGCGGGTATCCTGTCCGCGGCCGTGGGCACCATCTATCTGCTCGGCATCACCTTCATCTTCAGCTTCCCGGCCGGCGTCATGGCCGCGATTTATCTTGAGGAGTTCGCCCCGGACAACCGGCTGATGCATATCGTCGAGGTCAACATCAACAATCTGGCGGCCATCCCGTCAATCCTCTTCGGCCTGCTGGGACTTGCGATCTTCATCAATTTCATGGGGCTGCCCCGCTCATCGGCGCTGGTGGGCGGCCTGACGCTGGCGCTCATGACCCTGCCGGTCATCATCATCTCCACCCGCGCGGCCATCCGGGCCATCCCGGATTCCATCCGCGAGGGAGCCCTGGCCCTTGGCGCGACCCACTGGCAGGTGGTCTGGGACCACATCCTGCCGCTGTCCCTGCCGGGCATCCTGACCGGGACCATCATCGGTCTGGCCCGGGCCATCGGCGAGACCGCGCCGCTGCTGATCATCGGCATGGTCGCCTACATCCAGGACATGCCGCGCGGCCTGACCAGCGCCGCCACCGTGCTTCCGGCCCAGATCTACGTGTGGTCCTCGGAATCGATACGCGCCTTCACCGAGCGCACCTCCGCCGGCATCATCGTCCTGTTGGCCATCCTCTTGTCCATGAACGCCCTGGCCATCCTGCTGCGCAACAAATACGAGCGCAAATGGTAAGTTCCCGCCGCTTTGAAATCGCAGGGAAGGACTTCGGTTCTTCCCTTTTTTTTGCCTTGAATACAACAGTCACAAAATGCTTCAAGCCATGAAGGTCAAGCCAGTGGCGTTGCCACGCTCAGTCCTTTGGGATAGCCCCTCTGGGGCCATGGAGGTCAAAAATGTCAAATCTTCCCGAAGATGAACAGGTCCGGGGCCGGGTCTATCTCTGCCAGACCGGAACCTGCGTGTCCTGCGGCAGCTGCTGCGGACTCTACAACATGGCGGACCTGTCGCGGGAGTGTCTGCACGCCATCCTGTCCGCGCGTACGGACTCCTTCGCCACGGTGCCGCGCAACATCGACAGTATCCTTGCCTTCGAAAAGCAGCGCCTGCGCATCGAGGGTGATCAAGCGCCCACCCGGGATTTCCATCACTGCGTCTTTGTCGGGCTGATCCGCGATGAAGGCGAACGCGTGGGCTGTCTTCTGCATCCGCTCGCCGAGGGAAACAGGGGCATAGATTGGCGCGGCCTGAGCTTTTACGGCGGTGCGGCCTGCAAATACTTCTTCTGCCCGAGCTACGACGAACTTGACGCCGAAATCAAGCGCCTGGCGCGTGAGGTCCTTGATGACTGGTACGAATACGGACTGATCATTCCGGAGCATCGTTTTCTGACCGCAATGCTGGACGCCGTCGAGAGTCGTCTGGGATTTTTTCCGGATGCGGACGGTCTCACGAAGGCAGGGAAAAAAGCGCTGGCAGAGCTGATGCGCCTCAAGTTGAACTGGCCTTTCCGTGATGAAAATACGCCCTTGGCCTGGAACTTCTTCAGCACGAAAGACACGAAAAGGCCGGTCCTGCTCACAGGCGGGCACGCTCATGATCCGCAGATCCTCAACATCCTGCACGAACTGGACACTCTTTCGGAGCACGCCGCCCGCGCTGAAAAATCGCTGCGCGAACACCTGGAAGAGGCTGTAAAGACACTGTGCTCCAAATGAGAGGACCGGCGCGAAGCCGGTCCTTGGGGTGAGCATGAGCGGGCAGTCCGCCAAGGTCTTTTAATCGACGTGGATGTCGATGGCCTTGGGCTTCGCCTTTTCACTCTTGGGCAGGTGCAGGTGCAGCATGCCGTCCTTGAACACCGCCTTGATGCCTTCCGGATCAACATTCTCCGGGACGGTGAATCGGCGCATGAAGGTTCCGGTGAAGCGTTCCACACGGTGGAACTTCTTGTCCTTTTCTTCCTTCTCGGTCTTGCGCTCACCCTGAATGGTCAACACTCCGTTCTCCAGCGACACCTTTACATGGTCCTTCTCCACGCCAGGAATATCGGCCTTGATCAAAAACTCCGTTTCGGTCTCGGCAATATCCACCCGCGGGGTCCAGTCGCTGGGCGCAAGGGCCTCCTGCCCTCCGCGCGGCCAGCCTACGGCCTTGGTGTACCGATCAAACATGTCCTCGATTTCCCGCCAGGGATCCCATTTCATCAGTGTCATGGCCAACCTCCTTCCGTGACCAGCTTCAATGGATTTCACGGCCCGGGACGATTCCGGGACACTGAAAAAATAAAGCGCGGTCACGGTCAGTCAAGAGCGAAATCGCCTGATGACGGGCAGAGGGGGCTTTGTTTTCATGGGAACGACTCCAGCCGGGCTGTCGCAATCATCTTGCCGGCGCCTGGGAGCCTGAACCCAGGTCATACCCCGGCCAGATAGGCTGCCAGGGCCAGGGCGTAGAACTTGGAGCGGTCGGAATCCCCGCGCGAGGGTACGACCAGAGGATAGCTGGCCCCGACGACGATCCCGGCCATGGGCAGCTCCATGAGGCTGGTCACGGCCTTGTAGAGCACGTTACCGGTGACGATGTTGGGAGCGCAGAGTATGTCCGCCCGGCCTGCTGCCGGGTGGTCCACGCCCTTGGCCAGGGCCTTTTCCCGTGACACCGCGATATCGAGGGCAAACGGCCCGCCGACGACGGCGTCGCCGAAGATGCCCATGCGGCAGAGCTTGGCCAGGATGTCCGCATCCTTGCTGGAGACCATGTCGTTGTAGGACACCTTTTCCGTGGCCGAGAGCACGGCCACCCTGGGCGGATCCATGCCCAGCTTCTTGGCCACGACAACGGCATTGTTGATGATGTCGATCTTGCGCGTGAGCGAAGGCGCGATGTTGACGCCCGCATCAGTCACGACAAGCAGACGCTCCTCTCGTGGGTGCGGGAACACGCCGATATGGCTCAAGAGCCCGTCGCTTCCGCGCTTGCGACCGAGCACGGCGCGGAGCAGCACATCGGTCTTGACCCCGCCCTTCATCAAGAACTGGGCACGGCCCTCGTGCAGAAGGTCGAGGCTCCTGGCAAGAGCTTCCCTGTCATCTGGTTCGTGCAGGCAATCATAAGCGTCAAGATTCTCGCCCGCCAGCTCCGGCAGACTGCGCATGCGCTCCACGTCCCCCACAAAGACCGGCTCGGCCAGACCTTGCCGCGCGGCCTCAAGCCCGGCCAGCACCGCATTGGGTTCGGCGCAGGCCGCGATGACCACGCGAGCGGGCGTACGCCGGGAACGGACCAGCTCCACCATCTGATCCAGGGAACGCACAGGCCCGGCGCCCATCAGCCGTCTCCCCGGGACAGGGCGATGAGCCCGGTGCGGCTCAGGGACTGGATGCCGTGCGGGGCCAGGGTGCGGATGAGCCCGGCCACCTTGCCCTGGGGAGCGGATAGCTCGGCGGAGATGGTCTCGTTGCCCATGTCGACGACATTGGCCCGGAAGACCTCGAAAATCTGCAGAATCTGGCTGACCGTGTCCTTGGTGATGCGGACCTTGATCATGACCAGTTCGCGGTCCATGAGCTCCTGGCCCGACAGGTCTTCCAGACGCAAAACGAAATCCAGGGAGGCGATCTCGTCGGTCACGGCCTTGCTCTTGCCTCCGTCAGCCTCCACGCAGATGATCATGCGCGACACGTCCTCGCGCTCGGTCTCGCCGCAGGAAATGGAGCGGATGTTGATGTCGTGGCGCTGGAAAACCTGGGCCATGGAGGCCAGGACCCCAGGCTTGTTCTGGACCAGGGCGGAAATGGTGTGGCGCATGAGGGCTCCTTGATTGGGGATGGTGCGTGCTGGAAGAGTATGTCAGGG is a window of Deltaproteobacteria bacterium HGW-Deltaproteobacteria-18 DNA encoding:
- a CDS encoding phosphate-binding protein gives rise to the protein MNRFLNKAVFALALLLTCTGMAHARDQVKISGSSTVFPFSSYVAEELGATTKFPAPVVESTGSGGGHKLFGAGMGANTPDIANSSRRMKDSEFENAAKNGVTDITEAKIGFDGIAVAQNKDNAPMSISIEELATAVAADIMVDGKLVPNPYKMWNEINPEFPARKIVFYGPPTSSGTRDAFEEMVVEKVFGKKEGYEKGYHAIRQDNAYVPAGENDNLIVQKLAKDKDAFGIFGYSFLEENADSIQGAAINGVTPNPESVASGQYPISRSLYFYVKNAHYDAIPGLKEYVELFMNEKMIGKDGLLKSIGLIPLPEAERAQIRENVLNKKKLTLDDLKK
- the pstC gene encoding phosphate ABC transporter permease subunit PstC produces the protein MTTTYLAQYLFAGLLPLALFGYLLGRRKIRAQQDPNARYKASENLFGWYAVSKMLMPAVLISVIGSILDLFDLVEVPWTMLAAAILVLGAVSVWIALKAIRPSLRVRTALEKTITRILLVASLISILTTIGIVMSIVFEAVHFFRIVNFWDFLTGTTWNPDAASIDEAGNIQPLFGSVPLFAGTFMITAIAMCVAIPVGLMSAICMSEYASLAVRRVAKPALEILAGIPTVVYGFFAAITVSPLIVNLADKVGISADYTNALSPGLVMGIMIIPLVSSLSDDVISSVPQSLREGSLALGAYPAETIKRVVLPAALPGIVSACLLAVSRAVGETMIVVMAAGLQPNLSWNPLEGMTTVNVRIVDALTGDQSFDSPETLAAFGLGLVLLVLTLCLNIVSLTVIRKFRQRYE
- the pstA gene encoding phosphate ABC transporter, permease protein PstA, whose amino-acid sequence is MSMPIDPRSLRKRKNSESQFKALSFMAISVAGIFLVVFFADIIRQGYTAFMQTEIRANVAFSESIFDDPRSALDKRLIPLVSRGVTRILPMQLRENPQLLGTTSEVWVLANAEVDQYVKGKPNRLKPKEIALVDELVAEGSIKKVFNVGFFTNGDSKLAEMAGILSAAVGTIYLLGITFIFSFPAGVMAAIYLEEFAPDNRLMHIVEVNINNLAAIPSILFGLLGLAIFINFMGLPRSSALVGGLTLALMTLPVIIISTRAAIRAIPDSIREGALALGATHWQVVWDHILPLSLPGILTGTIIGLARAIGETAPLLIIGMVAYIQDMPRGLTSAATVLPAQIYVWSSESIRAFTERTSAGIIVLLAILLSMNALAILLRNKYERKW
- a CDS encoding heat-shock protein; amino-acid sequence: MTLMKWDPWREIEDMFDRYTKAVGWPRGGQEALAPSDWTPRVDIAETETEFLIKADIPGVEKDHVKVSLENGVLTIQGERKTEKEEKDKKFHRVERFTGTFMRRFTVPENVDPEGIKAVFKDGMLHLHLPKSEKAKPKAIDIHVD
- a CDS encoding phosphate butyryltransferase — protein: MGAGPVRSLDQMVELVRSRRTPARVVIAACAEPNAVLAGLEAARQGLAEPVFVGDVERMRSLPELAGENLDAYDCLHEPDDREALARSLDLLHEGRAQFLMKGGVKTDVLLRAVLGRKRGSDGLLSHIGVFPHPREERLLVVTDAGVNIAPSLTRKIDIINNAVVVAKKLGMDPPRVAVLSATEKVSYNDMVSSKDADILAKLCRMGIFGDAVVGGPFALDIAVSREKALAKGVDHPAAGRADILCAPNIVTGNVLYKAVTSLMELPMAGIVVGASYPLVVPSRGDSDRSKFYALALAAYLAGV
- a CDS encoding acetolactate synthase small subunit, with the translated sequence MRHTISALVQNKPGVLASMAQVFQRHDINIRSISCGETEREDVSRMIICVEADGGKSKAVTDEIASLDFVLRLEDLSGQELMDRELVMIKVRITKDTVSQILQIFEVFRANVVDMGNETISAELSAPQGKVAGLIRTLAPHGIQSLSRTGLIALSRGDG